The Rhodocytophaga rosea genome has a segment encoding these proteins:
- a CDS encoding alpha/beta hydrolase, protein MFKQILFALAVFFPFVSLAQSGKVSDNLSMPSKILKSSRKYAVYFPPDYETSQRSYPVLYLLHGGGDDHTGWVQFGEVQHITDKAIAEGKATPMIIVMPDANTGQRGYFNDIKGEWRYEDFFFEEFMPFIEKTYRIKADKRYRAVAGLSMGGGGSFMYALHHPELFSSACPLSAAAGPITLADTKTQLERRGIKDASAAQVENYYKRHSTLALLEAMPDTTKKAVRWYIDCGDDDFLYEGNAQVHVAMRKKEIPHEFRVRNGGHTWTYWREALPEVLTFISQAFHQH, encoded by the coding sequence ATGTTTAAACAGATTCTCTTTGCCCTTGCTGTATTTTTTCCATTTGTATCGTTAGCACAAAGCGGAAAAGTATCCGATAATTTGTCCATGCCTAGTAAGATTCTGAAATCTTCCCGCAAGTATGCCGTTTATTTTCCGCCAGATTACGAAACTTCCCAACGCAGCTATCCCGTGCTGTATTTGTTGCATGGCGGAGGAGACGATCATACCGGCTGGGTACAGTTCGGAGAAGTACAACACATTACAGATAAAGCCATCGCTGAAGGGAAAGCCACACCTATGATTATTGTGATGCCGGATGCCAATACCGGCCAACGGGGATACTTCAATGATATCAAAGGAGAATGGCGGTATGAAGATTTTTTCTTTGAAGAATTTATGCCCTTCATAGAAAAGACCTACCGCATCAAGGCAGATAAACGTTACCGGGCGGTTGCCGGATTGTCTATGGGAGGTGGAGGATCATTTATGTATGCCTTGCATCATCCTGAGCTGTTCTCGTCGGCTTGTCCACTAAGTGCCGCTGCCGGACCTATTACCTTGGCAGATACCAAGACGCAACTGGAAAGAAGAGGAATTAAGGATGCCTCGGCTGCCCAGGTAGAAAACTATTACAAACGCCATAGCACGTTAGCCTTACTAGAAGCTATGCCGGATACCACTAAGAAGGCCGTTCGCTGGTATATTGATTGTGGTGATGATGACTTTTTATATGAAGGAAATGCACAGGTTCATGTAGCCATGCGAAAAAAAGAGATTCCCCATGAATTCCGTGTTCGCAATGGAGGCCATACCTGGACATACTGGCGGGAAGCGCTGCCCGAAGTATTGACTTTTATCTCACAAGCTTTCCATCAGCATTAG
- a CDS encoding DoxX family protein, with product MNNKKYMQTMIKIGRTFYGLAMVVYGIQQFVYANFRNVQFPKWQSSLPLLPVWAYSTGLGLIIAGIAIILGKKARTASLIIGGFFLLLFICVHFPFEIFGEEHSSLHFALWTDALKELALSGGAFVIAGCLPEDNTRLTGESLVITLLEKLIPLGRIFFCITMISFGIMHFMYTQFVSTLMPARFPDPVFWTYFGAVALIGSGVAIILSIRQGAIALLLSIMLFLWVILLHMPRAIAEPLAARGNEVSSAFDALAFSGIALVIATRKVKTDLNEIFN from the coding sequence ATGAATAATAAAAAATATATGCAAACCATGATTAAAATTGGCCGCACATTTTATGGCCTGGCAATGGTCGTATATGGAATCCAGCAATTTGTTTATGCCAATTTCCGGAATGTGCAGTTCCCAAAATGGCAATCGTCTCTTCCCTTGCTTCCTGTGTGGGCATATAGTACCGGACTCGGTTTAATCATTGCCGGAATTGCCATTATTCTCGGGAAAAAAGCCCGAACAGCATCACTTATAATAGGCGGCTTCTTTCTGTTGTTGTTTATATGTGTTCATTTTCCATTTGAGATTTTCGGCGAAGAACATAGCAGTTTACACTTTGCCTTGTGGACGGATGCTCTGAAAGAACTTGCCTTGTCTGGAGGCGCTTTTGTGATTGCAGGCTGTCTCCCTGAAGATAACACAAGGCTTACAGGAGAATCTCTGGTTATAACACTATTAGAAAAGCTTATTCCTTTGGGTAGAATCTTTTTTTGTATAACCATGATCAGTTTCGGAATTATGCATTTTATGTATACCCAGTTTGTATCTACACTTATGCCTGCCAGGTTTCCAGATCCTGTCTTCTGGACCTATTTTGGGGCGGTAGCATTAATAGGTTCCGGCGTAGCCATTATATTAAGCATACGACAAGGTGCCATTGCACTACTGCTTTCTATCATGTTATTTCTATGGGTTATTTTACTGCACATGCCAAGAGCCATAGCAGAACCACTGGCTGCCAGAGGAAATGAAGTTTCAAGCGCATTTGATGCCCTGGCTTTCAGTGGAATTGCATTAGTGATAGCAACCAGAAAGGTAAAAACTGATTTGAATGAAATCTTCAATTAA